Proteins from a genomic interval of Stenotrophomonas sp. 24(2023):
- a CDS encoding methionine synthase, whose product MKKLLPTSTAGSLPKPAWLAQPEKLWSPWKLQDEELIEGKQDALRLSLQEQQHAGIDIVSDGEQTRQHFVTTFIENLSGVDFEKRETVRIRDRYDASVPTVVGAVSRPKPVFVEDARFLRTQTKQPIKWALPGPMTMIDTLYDAHYKSREKLAWEFAKILNQEARELEAAGVDIIQFDEPAFNVFFDEVNDWGVATLERAIEGLKCETAVHICYGYGIKANTDWKQTLGSEWRQYEESFPKLQTSNIDIISLECHNSHVPIDLIELVRGKKVMVGAIDVASNTVETPEEVANTLRKALQFVDADKLYPSTNCGMAPLARSVARGKLHALSAGAAIIRAELAGQG is encoded by the coding sequence ATGAAGAAACTACTGCCCACCTCGACCGCCGGCAGCCTGCCCAAGCCCGCCTGGCTGGCCCAGCCTGAAAAACTCTGGTCGCCCTGGAAGCTGCAGGACGAGGAACTGATCGAAGGCAAGCAGGACGCGCTGCGCCTGTCCCTGCAGGAACAGCAGCACGCCGGCATCGATATCGTCAGCGACGGCGAGCAGACCCGCCAGCATTTCGTCACCACCTTCATCGAAAACCTCAGCGGCGTCGATTTCGAGAAGCGCGAAACCGTGCGCATCCGCGACCGCTACGATGCCAGCGTGCCGACCGTGGTCGGTGCCGTCAGCCGCCCCAAGCCGGTGTTCGTGGAAGACGCCAGGTTCCTGCGCACGCAGACCAAGCAACCGATCAAGTGGGCGCTGCCGGGCCCGATGACCATGATCGACACCCTGTACGACGCCCACTACAAGAGCCGCGAAAAGCTGGCCTGGGAATTCGCCAAGATCCTCAACCAGGAAGCGCGCGAGCTGGAAGCGGCCGGCGTGGACATCATCCAGTTCGATGAGCCGGCCTTCAACGTGTTCTTCGATGAAGTGAACGACTGGGGCGTGGCCACGCTGGAACGCGCCATCGAAGGCCTGAAGTGCGAAACCGCCGTGCACATCTGCTACGGCTACGGCATCAAGGCCAACACCGACTGGAAGCAGACGCTCGGTTCGGAATGGCGCCAGTACGAAGAGTCGTTCCCGAAGCTGCAGACCTCCAACATCGACATCATCTCGCTGGAGTGCCACAACTCGCACGTGCCGATCGACCTGATCGAGCTGGTGCGCGGCAAGAAGGTGATGGTGGGCGCCATCGATGTGGCCTCCAACACGGTGGAAACACCGGAAGAGGTGGCCAACACCCTGCGCAAGGCCCTGCAGTTCGTCGATGCCGACAAGCTGTACCCCTCCACCAACTGCGGCATGGCCCCGCTGGCCCGCAGCGTGGCCCGCGGCAAGCTGCACGCCCTGAGTGCCGGTGCGGCAATCATCCGCGCTGAACTGGCCGGGCAGGGCTGA